CCCCATTTGGCTACATTTACAATGGTTGTGAAATTGTCATCCAATATGATGACGTCAGCATTTTCTTTTGCAACCTGTAGATTGAATCCATGAGAAGCAGTATCAAGAATAATGTGAAGTTGTGCACAACAATACGGGTCCATACTCTTCAATGTCCAGAAATCAAAGCAGAAGAAAAGGTAGCATCAAGAATAATGTGAAGTTACACCATCATTTCAAAAAAAAGAATAATGTGAAGTTGTGCGCAACAATATGGGTCCATACTCTTCAAAGTCCAAAAATCAAAGCAGAAGAAATTAATCATATTCAGAAACTTCCAGTTAGCAGTATTTGATAAAGGCCAACTCGTGCTCACTGACTGCATTTTAACATGTTCCTGAACACGAAATGACATAGACAAATGGAAGCACTGTAAAAACATTGATAATTGGTTGTAGCTTTGAATAATTGTTTTATTAGTTGCTTCCACAGCATAGGTTATCTCaccctaaaaaaataataataaataaattaataataatttcacTACGAATTCTATGAGGATCATCAGCTAAATGCTTACTTTTTTGCTATATTCTAAGCTAAGACTGCCAATTTATATATAAGGTTAAAAGCCACTTCCTAATTTAAAAACATCCCTGTTAAATAGCAGATAATGGATTTATTATCTGGTGAAACTTTGTAGTGTGATCAACTGTAGTCTTCCATATGAGTATGTAAGGATATTGAAAGCAGTAGAAGTTAGCCTCCAATATCAACTAACTTGAGAAGATATGTGCAACATAGCTACTTAGCTAGGAGAAGCAAATAAACAGCATTATGTCAAAGCCAGGCCGAGTCACTAATACAAGTACGAATTATACAAACCTCCGTTCCTGATATACCCATAGCAAGTCCAATGTCTGCCTCATGTAACGCAGGAGCATCATTGGTCCCATCACCAGTGACAGCAACAACTTCTCCTAATGTATTCCTCAAGTGGGTAACCAAGGTGTGCTTGTCTGAAGGTGATGAACGGGCAATGACCTACATCCATGACAAGAACTTTTTAAATTTTGTGCAACTTCCAGTAGGAGTTGATTAAAAGTTAATTTGAACTTTGATGAATCAACCGCAAACCTGAATTTTTGGTATTAGCTCTTTCATCTCTTCTCGAGTCTTGCTGCGAAATTCTGGTCCTTCTATGGCCAAACCATCCACTGTGAGTATGCCACATTCTTTTGCTATGGCTTTAGCTGTGTTTATGTTGTCACCTGTAACCATACGCACAGTAATTCCAGCTGCTAAACAATTTCGAACAGCATCACCGACACCAGGGCGCACTGGATCCTTAATTCCAACAACTGCAATCAATGTATACCCATCACCAGGTATGCTGTCACTGGAAGTGTCATCTATATCTTTGAAAGCCAAGCAGAGTGTTCTCAAAGCTTCAGAAGCAAAGCCATCAATGACATCAGCAACATTCCTTGCATCTTCTTGTGATAGAGGCACAGATTCCCCATTCTTCTCAATGACCTTGTCACACATTCTTAGGACTATTTCTGATGCACCCTTGCAAAATGCTCGGAACCCGCCACAAGGAATAGTGACAAGCACAGACATCTTTTTCCTGACAGAATTGAAAGGTTCAATATTGACAATCATAGACTCCCGGTGCTGGGTGTCAAAATCACCACTCAAAAGCAATCCAAATTCTAACAAGGCTGATTCAGTCGGTGTTCCTAAAATGCAATTCTTTCCATCTTTATCCTTGACCACCTCAGAACTAGTATTATGAAATATAGCCTGCAAAAGGATACTTAAAGCTTTTTCAGTTACTCTAGATTTCAAAACGTTTTCGCTCTTTTTACCATTTATATCATTAGATTTTCTGCAGATCCAAATCTTGTTGACAACCATATGGTTTGTCGTCAATGTCCCTGTCTTGTCTGTGCAAATGCAATTAGCAGAACCCATTGTCTCACAAGCAGAGAGACGTCGCACAAGTGCCCTTTCATTCATTAATTTCTTCATTGCAAATGCAAGGCTCAGTGTCACTGCCAATGGTAATCCTTCAGGAACTGCAACAACAATTATAGTCACCGCAATAGCAAAGTAGTTCAAAAGCTTCAATGCATCACTAGAAGACCACTCTGTGAGCGCATTGTGGCTTTTTTTCTCCACCAAAAACCTCATGGTCAACACCAAAAAAGTCAGCACAGCAAAAGCCAAACCAATCTTACCAATAACTGTGGCAACACCATTCAGTTTCACCTGCAGTGGAGTCTCATCTACTCCCCCTTCACTCAGAGTCTCCATCAACTTTCCCCATTCAGTACTCATACCAACTGCAGTCACCAGCATCTTTCCAGATCCATCTTGCACCTTGGTTCCAGAAAGAAGAAAAGGTCTTTCCTCACATATATTTACAGGTTCACTCTCACCTGACAAGCTTGACTCATCAATCAAAAAGCTGTATCCTGATATAAAAACCCCATCAGCTGGAACTAGGTCCCCTGTAGATAAATGAACAACATCTCCAACAACCAAGTCATAAATGGAGACTTTCTGTCGATATCCATCTCTAGTGACATGAACAAAAATCTTTTTTTTCTCCTTATCCAGATCCTGAAATTGCAAGAACTGTTTATAGTCACTAATTGAAGTAACCATCACTACCAGGAATATACTCAATAAGATCCCCAGGCCATCATATATTCCCTTTGGCCAACCTTCAGTGGCAATCCCTACCCCTACAGAAGCCACAGCGCAAATCATAAGGATAATTAATGTTAAATCAAGCAGTGCTTCCCACACAAACATCAAAAAATTTCTGGGAGGCTTCTCAGTATAATGGTTAAAGCCATAGATCTTTTGCCTGGAAGGAATGTCATCTGAGCTGACACCATTATTCAGTGACACACAAACTTTTCTTGCGAGTCCTTCAACTCCCCCATGAATTTTCAATTTCTTAATATCATGCACATGAACTGAGGCAAGTTCAGTAGGGTCAATACCAAAGCCTGCTTCTTGAATCTCCTTTGAGAGCTTGAATTCAGGTTGACCACCAGCTGCACAAGAAGACAATCGGAACTGATAAAACAAACAAGAGTGGAGGACTGTGAGCAAAGGATGAAATGTGTTTTGTGT
This Malania oleifera isolate guangnan ecotype guangnan chromosome 11, ASM2987363v1, whole genome shotgun sequence DNA region includes the following protein-coding sequences:
- the LOC131167311 gene encoding putative calcium-transporting ATPase 11, plasma membrane-type isoform X4; amino-acid sequence: MFVWEALLDLTLIILMICAVASVGVGIATEGWPKGIYDGLGILLSIFLVVMVTSISDYKQFLQFQDLDKEKKKIFVHVTRDGYRQKVSIYDLVVGDVVHLSTGDLVPADGVFISGYSFLIDESSLSGESEPVNICEERPFLLSGTKVQDGSGKMLVTAVGMSTEWGKLMETLSEGGVDETPLQVKLNGVATVIGKIGLAFAVLTFLVLTMRFLVEKKSHNALTEWSSSDALKLLNYFAIAVTIIVVAVPEGLPLAVTLSLAFAMKKLMNERALVRRLSACETMGSANCICTDKTGTLTTNHMVVNKIWICRKSNDINGKKSENVLKSRVTEKALSILLQAIFHNTSSEVVKDKDGKNCILGTPTESALLEFGLLLSGDFDTQHRESMIVNIEPFNSVRKKMSVLVTIPCGGFRAFCKGASEIVLRMCDKVIEKNGESVPLSQEDARNVADVIDGFASEALRTLCLAFKDIDDTSSDSIPGDGYTLIAVVGIKDPVRPGVGDAVRNCLAAGITVRMVTGDNINTAKAIAKECGILTVDGLAIEGPEFRSKTREEMKELIPKIQVIARSSPSDKHTLVTHLRNTLGEVVAVTGDGTNDAPALHEADIGLAMGISGTEVAKENADVIILDDNFTTIVNVAKWGRAVYINIQKFVQFQLTVNIVALMINFISACVSGSTPLTAVQLLWVNMIMDTLGALALATEPPNDGLMKRPPVRRGVSFITKAMWRNIIGQSIFQLAVLGVFNFAGKQLLRLNDSDATDILNTFIFNTFVFCQVFNEINSREIEKINIFRGMFDSWIFIGIISLTIAFQVIIVEFLGDFASTVPLSWQLWLLSVLLGSVSLLVAVFLKLKYIPVEKETVKHHDGYVALPSGPERA
- the LOC131167311 gene encoding putative calcium-transporting ATPase 11, plasma membrane-type isoform X2, with product MENLLTEFDVPAKNSSTEALKRWRKAVAIVKNPRRRFRMIADLAKRAEAEKKKLEIKEKIRVALYVQKAALQFIAGGQPEFKLSKEIQEAGFGIDPTELASVHVHDIKKLKIHGGVEGLARKVCVSLNNGVSSDDIPSRQKIYGFNHYTEKPPRNFLMFVWEALLDLTLIILMICAVASVGVGIATEGWPKGIYDGLGILLSIFLVVMVTSISDYKQFLQFQDLDKEKKKIFVHVTRDGYRQKVSIYDLVVGDVVHLSTGDLVPADGVFISGYSFLIDESSLSGESEPVNICEERPFLLSGTKVQDGSGKMLVTAVGMSTEWGKLMETLSEGGVDETPLQVKLNGVATVIGKIGLAFAVLTFLVLTMRFLVEKKSHNALTEWSSSDALKLLNYFAIAVTIIVVAVPEGLPLAVTLSLAFAMKKLMNERALVRRLSACETMGSANCICTDKTGTLTTNHMVVNKIWICRKSNDINGKKSENVLKSRVTEKALSILLQAIFHNTSSEVVKDKDGKNCILGTPTESALLEFGLLLSGDFDTQHRESMIVNIEPFNSVRKKMSVLVTIPCGGFRAFCKGASEIVLRMCDKVIEKNGESVPLSQEDARNVADVIDGFASEALRTLCLAFKDIDDTSSDSIPGDGYTLIAVVGIKDPVRPGVGDAVRNCLAAGITVRMVTGDNINTAKAIAKECGILTVDGLAIEGPEFRSKTREEMKELIPKIQVIARSSPSDKHTLVTHLRNTLGEVVAVTGDGTNDAPALHEADIGLAMGISGTEVAKENADVIILDDNFTTIVNVAKWGRAVYINIQKFVQFQLTVNIVALMINFISACVSGSTPLTAVQLLWVNMIMDTLGALALATEPPNDGLMKRPPVRRGVSFITKAMWRNIIGQSIFQLAVLGVFNFAGKQLLRLNDSDATDILNTFIFNTFVFCQVFNEINSREIEKINIFRGMFDSWIFIGIISLTIAFQVIIVEFLGDFASTVPLSWQLWLLSVLLGSVSLLVAVFLKLKYIPVEKETVKHHDGYVALPSGPERA
- the LOC131167311 gene encoding putative calcium-transporting ATPase 11, plasma membrane-type isoform X1, whose amino-acid sequence is MENLLTEFDVPAKNSSTEALKRWRKAVAIVKNPRRRFRMIADLAKRAEAEKKKLEIKEKIRVALYVQKAALQFIGAGGQPEFKLSKEIQEAGFGIDPTELASVHVHDIKKLKIHGGVEGLARKVCVSLNNGVSSDDIPSRQKIYGFNHYTEKPPRNFLMFVWEALLDLTLIILMICAVASVGVGIATEGWPKGIYDGLGILLSIFLVVMVTSISDYKQFLQFQDLDKEKKKIFVHVTRDGYRQKVSIYDLVVGDVVHLSTGDLVPADGVFISGYSFLIDESSLSGESEPVNICEERPFLLSGTKVQDGSGKMLVTAVGMSTEWGKLMETLSEGGVDETPLQVKLNGVATVIGKIGLAFAVLTFLVLTMRFLVEKKSHNALTEWSSSDALKLLNYFAIAVTIIVVAVPEGLPLAVTLSLAFAMKKLMNERALVRRLSACETMGSANCICTDKTGTLTTNHMVVNKIWICRKSNDINGKKSENVLKSRVTEKALSILLQAIFHNTSSEVVKDKDGKNCILGTPTESALLEFGLLLSGDFDTQHRESMIVNIEPFNSVRKKMSVLVTIPCGGFRAFCKGASEIVLRMCDKVIEKNGESVPLSQEDARNVADVIDGFASEALRTLCLAFKDIDDTSSDSIPGDGYTLIAVVGIKDPVRPGVGDAVRNCLAAGITVRMVTGDNINTAKAIAKECGILTVDGLAIEGPEFRSKTREEMKELIPKIQVIARSSPSDKHTLVTHLRNTLGEVVAVTGDGTNDAPALHEADIGLAMGISGTEVAKENADVIILDDNFTTIVNVAKWGRAVYINIQKFVQFQLTVNIVALMINFISACVSGSTPLTAVQLLWVNMIMDTLGALALATEPPNDGLMKRPPVRRGVSFITKAMWRNIIGQSIFQLAVLGVFNFAGKQLLRLNDSDATDILNTFIFNTFVFCQVFNEINSREIEKINIFRGMFDSWIFIGIISLTIAFQVIIVEFLGDFASTVPLSWQLWLLSVLLGSVSLLVAVFLKLKYIPVEKETVKHHDGYVALPSGPERA
- the LOC131167311 gene encoding putative calcium-transporting ATPase 11, plasma membrane-type isoform X3, whose translation is MFRRQRCSLLVFRLSSCAAGGQPEFKLSKEIQEAGFGIDPTELASVHVHDIKKLKIHGGVEGLARKVCVSLNNGVSSDDIPSRQKIYGFNHYTEKPPRNFLMFVWEALLDLTLIILMICAVASVGVGIATEGWPKGIYDGLGILLSIFLVVMVTSISDYKQFLQFQDLDKEKKKIFVHVTRDGYRQKVSIYDLVVGDVVHLSTGDLVPADGVFISGYSFLIDESSLSGESEPVNICEERPFLLSGTKVQDGSGKMLVTAVGMSTEWGKLMETLSEGGVDETPLQVKLNGVATVIGKIGLAFAVLTFLVLTMRFLVEKKSHNALTEWSSSDALKLLNYFAIAVTIIVVAVPEGLPLAVTLSLAFAMKKLMNERALVRRLSACETMGSANCICTDKTGTLTTNHMVVNKIWICRKSNDINGKKSENVLKSRVTEKALSILLQAIFHNTSSEVVKDKDGKNCILGTPTESALLEFGLLLSGDFDTQHRESMIVNIEPFNSVRKKMSVLVTIPCGGFRAFCKGASEIVLRMCDKVIEKNGESVPLSQEDARNVADVIDGFASEALRTLCLAFKDIDDTSSDSIPGDGYTLIAVVGIKDPVRPGVGDAVRNCLAAGITVRMVTGDNINTAKAIAKECGILTVDGLAIEGPEFRSKTREEMKELIPKIQVIARSSPSDKHTLVTHLRNTLGEVVAVTGDGTNDAPALHEADIGLAMGISGTEVAKENADVIILDDNFTTIVNVAKWGRAVYINIQKFVQFQLTVNIVALMINFISACVSGSTPLTAVQLLWVNMIMDTLGALALATEPPNDGLMKRPPVRRGVSFITKAMWRNIIGQSIFQLAVLGVFNFAGKQLLRLNDSDATDILNTFIFNTFVFCQVFNEINSREIEKINIFRGMFDSWIFIGIISLTIAFQVIIVEFLGDFASTVPLSWQLWLLSVLLGSVSLLVAVFLKLKYIPVEKETVKHHDGYVALPSGPERA